In Methylotenera sp. L2L1, the following proteins share a genomic window:
- the argH gene encoding argininosuccinate lyase, producing the protein MTQKISALNKKDTSWSGRFNEPVAELVKKYTASIGFDYRLASYDIEGSIAHARMLSAQGIISQADFNAIEAGLNEILEEINAGQFEWSLDLEDVHLNIEKRLTDKIGDAGKRLHTGRSRNDQVATDVRLWLRTTCQQVIAGLFNLQTSLLNLAEANFDTVMPGFTHLQVAQPVTFGHHLMAYYEMLKRDISRFEDCSKRLNMLPLGAAALAGTSYPIDRENVAASLGFAGVCENSLDAVSDRDFAIEFTFAASTVMMHLSRLSEELILWSSPRFAFIDIADRFCTGSSIMPQKKNPDVPELVRGKTGRVYGHLTALLTLMKGQPLAYNKDNQEDKEPLFDTADTLLVTLEIYADMLRLPVLENGVVVKAGFTVNKDNMRKAASEGFATATDLADYLVKKGMPFRDAHEAVALAVRYAVDQKVDLSDLPLAKLQEFAKEISDDVYAVLTLDGSLNSRNHVGGTAPSQVKAAIARARKLLENQ; encoded by the coding sequence GTGACACAGAAAATAAGCGCGCTCAATAAAAAAGATACCAGTTGGTCTGGGCGTTTTAACGAGCCAGTGGCTGAGCTGGTAAAAAAATATACGGCATCTATTGGTTTCGATTATCGTTTAGCCTCTTATGATATTGAGGGCTCAATTGCCCACGCGCGTATGTTAAGTGCGCAGGGTATTATTTCTCAGGCAGATTTCAACGCGATAGAAGCTGGTTTAAATGAGATTCTTGAAGAAATCAATGCAGGCCAATTTGAATGGTCGCTCGATTTAGAAGATGTGCATCTTAATATAGAGAAGCGCTTAACCGATAAAATTGGCGATGCAGGTAAGCGCTTACATACAGGCAGAAGCCGTAACGATCAAGTGGCGACGGATGTAAGACTTTGGTTGCGGACTACTTGTCAGCAAGTGATTGCAGGTTTATTTAACTTGCAAACTAGTTTGCTTAATTTGGCTGAAGCTAATTTTGATACAGTGATGCCTGGTTTTACGCACTTGCAAGTAGCGCAACCGGTGACCTTTGGCCACCATCTCATGGCGTATTACGAAATGTTGAAACGCGATATCTCACGTTTTGAAGACTGTAGTAAACGTTTGAATATGTTGCCTTTAGGTGCGGCAGCCTTGGCTGGCACCAGCTACCCAATCGATCGCGAAAACGTTGCTGCCAGTTTGGGTTTTGCGGGTGTATGCGAAAACTCACTGGATGCAGTGTCAGACCGTGACTTTGCCATTGAATTTACCTTTGCCGCATCCACAGTGATGATGCATTTATCACGACTTTCAGAAGAGCTAATTCTATGGAGCTCGCCAAGATTCGCGTTTATTGATATTGCCGACCGTTTCTGTACCGGCTCATCGATTATGCCGCAGAAAAAGAACCCAGATGTACCAGAGTTGGTGCGTGGCAAAACTGGCCGTGTTTATGGGCATTTAACTGCGTTGTTGACCTTAATGAAGGGGCAGCCGCTTGCTTACAATAAAGACAACCAAGAAGATAAAGAGCCCTTGTTCGATACCGCTGATACGCTATTGGTGACACTGGAAATTTATGCAGACATGTTGCGTTTGCCGGTGCTGGAAAATGGCGTGGTGGTCAAAGCAGGTTTTACCGTAAATAAAGACAATATGCGTAAAGCGGCTAGCGAAGGTTTTGCCACTGCGACAGATTTAGCGGATTATCTCGTGAAAAAGGGCATGCCCTTTAGAGATGCGCATGAAGCGGTAGCCTTAGCTGTACGTTATGCAGTAGACCAAAAAGTGGATTTAAGTGATTTACCGTTAGCTAAACTGCAAGAGTTTGCTAAAGAAATCAGCGATGATGTTTATGCGGTGCTTACTCTGGATGGCTCACTGAACAGCCGTAACCATGTCGGTGGTACTGCGCCATCGCAGGTAAAAGCTGCTATCGCAAGAGCAAGAAAGTTACTTGAAAATCAGTAG
- a CDS encoding ammonium transporter has product MQRNLCLVTSTFALGLLISPSAFANETISTIAINSTWVVLTGALVFLMQAGFAMLETGMSRSKNTVNIMMKNYMDLCVGSLIFWLVGYGLMFGSNTTGWFGTDHFALGYGDDWEFTLLFFNIMFASTAATIVSGAMAERTNYLAYLLGAAGITAVIYPVLGSWIWNDQGWLKQMGFIDFAGSTVVHSLGGWCALAGVVLLGPRLGRFSESGKIHSIPGHNIGMIGLGGFILWFGWFGFNAGSTLAVSTNIGLIVLNTQLSGAAGAVGAVLISAMMRKPILISNTVNGSIAGLVAITAGCATMDVPYAVLTGLIGGIISVIGVILLEKLRIDDVVGAISVHGFAGVWGTLAAGMFLKGNMFNSDQVIVQLIGISATFIWVFFAALIMYGLIKVTVGLRVSTMHEQRGLDITEHGEVAYPEFTPDAAYKAENLKHLQKL; this is encoded by the coding sequence ATGCAAAGAAATCTTTGTTTAGTTACATCCACCTTCGCCCTAGGTTTACTGATTTCACCCAGCGCATTCGCCAATGAAACCATCTCCACAATCGCCATCAATAGCACTTGGGTTGTATTAACCGGCGCACTGGTATTTTTAATGCAGGCAGGGTTTGCCATGCTAGAAACCGGGATGTCGCGTTCTAAAAATACTGTCAATATCATGATGAAGAACTACATGGACCTATGTGTAGGCTCTTTAATATTTTGGCTAGTTGGTTATGGGCTCATGTTTGGCAGTAACACTACCGGCTGGTTTGGCACAGATCACTTTGCGTTAGGCTATGGAGATGACTGGGAGTTCACCCTGTTGTTTTTTAACATTATGTTTGCCTCCACCGCCGCCACCATCGTCAGTGGCGCCATGGCCGAACGTACTAACTACCTCGCCTATTTACTTGGGGCAGCTGGCATTACGGCCGTCATTTACCCTGTATTGGGTAGCTGGATCTGGAATGATCAAGGCTGGTTAAAGCAAATGGGGTTTATCGATTTTGCGGGGTCAACCGTTGTGCACTCGCTAGGTGGTTGGTGTGCGCTAGCCGGCGTTGTTTTATTAGGTCCTCGCTTAGGCCGCTTTAGCGAGAGCGGAAAGATACATAGCATTCCTGGCCATAATATTGGCATGATTGGTCTTGGTGGTTTTATCTTATGGTTTGGCTGGTTTGGTTTTAATGCCGGCAGCACATTGGCAGTAAGCACTAATATTGGGCTGATAGTGCTTAACACGCAACTATCTGGGGCAGCTGGCGCGGTTGGCGCAGTGCTCATTAGCGCCATGATGCGCAAGCCTATCTTGATTAGCAACACGGTCAACGGCAGCATCGCTGGGCTAGTAGCCATTACAGCAGGTTGCGCCACCATGGATGTTCCCTATGCGGTACTGACAGGCCTCATAGGCGGCATTATCTCTGTGATAGGTGTCATCTTGCTAGAGAAGCTCAGAATTGACGATGTGGTAGGCGCAATCTCAGTACATGGCTTTGCTGGCGTATGGGGCACGTTAGCTGCCGGTATGTTTTTAAAAGGCAATATGTTCAACAGCGATCAAGTCATTGTGCAGCTGATTGGCATTAGTGCTACTTTTATTTGGGTATTTTTTGCAGCACTCATCATGTATGGCTTAATTAAAGTAACCGTTGGCTTACGTGTTAGCACTATGCATGAGCAACGTGGTTTAGATATTACCGAGCACGGTGAAGTTGCATACCCAGAATTTACTCCCGATGCAGCTTATAAAGCTGAAAATCTAAAACACCTACAGAAATTATAA
- a CDS encoding BLUF domain-containing protein: protein MNKLLQIIYISRSTFNSTDSTNRIEPNVARILAKSRINNRKNGLVGVLYFGDGVFFQCLEGDEEAINVLMDKLAADSRHQDLKVISRKYINQLSFADWAMKFAPIDAKITRFIKENGFDRFNPYLFSDVIVSKFLNELFDANDPSTSLGESLLPNGGEGVAVQYYDKGRANLALICSALALVISVLSFLATKNLI, encoded by the coding sequence ATGAATAAACTTTTACAGATTATCTACATCAGCCGTTCTACATTTAACTCTACTGACTCAACCAACAGAATTGAGCCAAACGTCGCAAGAATTCTGGCAAAGTCCAGAATAAATAACCGTAAGAATGGTTTGGTGGGTGTTTTATATTTTGGAGATGGTGTGTTCTTTCAATGTCTTGAGGGTGACGAGGAGGCAATCAATGTGCTAATGGATAAATTAGCGGCTGATTCACGACATCAAGATTTAAAAGTCATTTCTAGAAAATACATCAATCAACTCTCTTTTGCCGATTGGGCAATGAAGTTTGCACCGATAGATGCCAAGATAACGCGATTTATTAAGGAAAACGGGTTTGATCGGTTTAATCCTTATTTGTTTTCAGATGTAATTGTCAGCAAGTTTCTGAATGAATTATTTGATGCGAATGACCCGTCAACTTCCTTAGGCGAGTCATTGCTACCAAATGGTGGTGAGGGCGTAGCAGTGCAGTATTATGATAAAGGAAGAGCTAACTTAGCATTGATATGCTCTGCATTAGCGTTGGTGATTTCTGTATTGTCATTTTTGGCTACAAAGAACTTAATTTAG
- the hemW gene encoding radical SAM family heme chaperone HemW, with amino-acid sequence MNTVAPLAGAATLSGLSNPPPLSLYIHIPWCVQKCPYCDFNSHESRHKNGELPESTYVEALIKDLELATPKVWGRKIKSIFFGGGTPSLFSAEAIDTILSQVRALTPLDYDAEITLEANPGTVDIANFAGYKQAGVNRLSLGIQSFNADYLKALGRIHDDKQAIHAAQLGLATFERVNLDIMYGLPNQSLQDALADVKQAVALNPDHLSFYHLTLEPNTPFYHTPPNLPDDDTSAEMQIEIENLLAQHGYEHYETSAFAKKGSQARHNLNYWQFGDYLGIGAGAHSKLSYHDKITRETRPKHPKAYMEQALQGNAVERESVISQDALGFEFMMNALRLVDGVPLNLFQQHTGLNIMTLEPAIKQAQAKKLLIIQDGYIKPTLLGQRYLNELLQLFLDD; translated from the coding sequence ATTAATACCGTCGCGCCACTTGCGGGTGCCGCCACGCTTTCTGGCTTAAGTAACCCGCCACCGCTCTCTTTATACATCCATATCCCTTGGTGCGTGCAGAAATGTCCTTATTGTGACTTTAACTCACATGAAAGTCGTCATAAAAACGGCGAACTTCCAGAAAGTACCTATGTTGAAGCACTTATCAAAGACTTAGAGCTTGCCACACCAAAAGTGTGGGGCAGAAAAATCAAAAGCATATTCTTTGGTGGCGGCACACCAAGCTTATTCTCAGCTGAGGCGATTGATACCATTTTAAGCCAAGTACGCGCATTGACACCTTTGGACTATGACGCTGAAATCACGCTAGAAGCTAACCCTGGCACAGTAGATATTGCCAACTTCGCGGGTTATAAACAAGCTGGTGTTAATCGGCTATCGTTAGGCATACAAAGCTTTAATGCTGATTATTTAAAAGCATTGGGGCGGATTCATGATGACAAACAAGCGATTCATGCCGCGCAGCTAGGACTTGCTACCTTTGAACGCGTTAATTTGGATATCATGTATGGCTTACCAAACCAGTCCTTGCAAGATGCTTTAGCTGATGTAAAACAGGCTGTCGCGCTTAACCCCGACCACCTTTCTTTTTATCATTTAACACTAGAGCCTAATACGCCGTTTTATCATACGCCACCGAACCTGCCGGATGATGACACCAGCGCTGAAATGCAGATTGAGATTGAAAACTTATTAGCACAACATGGCTATGAGCATTACGAAACATCCGCCTTTGCAAAAAAAGGTAGCCAAGCTAGGCACAATCTAAATTACTGGCAGTTTGGCGACTATCTAGGCATCGGTGCAGGCGCTCACAGCAAATTAAGCTACCACGATAAAATCACCAGAGAAACTCGCCCCAAACACCCTAAGGCCTACATGGAACAAGCGCTTCAAGGTAATGCAGTGGAGCGTGAGTCTGTCATTAGCCAAGATGCGCTAGGCTTTGAATTTATGATGAACGCGCTCAGACTCGTTGACGGCGTACCGCTGAATTTGTTTCAGCAACACACTGGCCTGAACATCATGACGCTGGAACCAGCGATTAAACAAGCGCAAGCTAAAAAACTGCTGATTATTCAAGATGGCTACATCAAACCAACGCTGCTAGGTCAACGCTATTTAAACGAGCTATTACAACTGTTTTTAGATGATTAG
- the rdgB gene encoding RdgB/HAM1 family non-canonical purine NTP pyrophosphatase: MALPFNQLVIATGNKGKLREIQHLLSPLAIEIIPQSNLNVPECEEPFCTFIENALAKARHASKHTGLPALADDSGLCVDALLGIPGVRSARYAEADALSTLSQDARNNLKLLDALQGETNRHAHFYCVMVLVRHEHDPEPIIAEGQWIGEILNELRGTDGFGYDPLFLDAKTDKTVAELPLDIKSRISHRGHAMVKLLQKLERLSHD, encoded by the coding sequence ATGGCACTTCCTTTTAATCAACTTGTGATTGCTACTGGCAACAAAGGCAAGTTACGCGAAATTCAGCACTTACTCAGCCCATTAGCGATTGAGATCATTCCGCAATCTAATCTTAATGTGCCTGAGTGTGAGGAGCCATTTTGCACCTTCATTGAAAATGCCTTAGCCAAAGCTAGACATGCCAGTAAACATACTGGCTTACCAGCGTTGGCGGATGATTCTGGTCTATGCGTGGACGCACTACTCGGCATACCAGGCGTGCGTTCAGCCAGATACGCAGAAGCAGACGCGCTTTCTACGCTTAGCCAAGACGCACGTAATAACCTGAAATTACTAGATGCATTACAAGGCGAAACCAATCGCCATGCGCATTTTTACTGTGTGATGGTACTGGTACGTCACGAGCATGACCCAGAGCCTATCATTGCAGAAGGCCAATGGATAGGCGAGATACTCAATGAGTTGCGTGGTACGGACGGCTTTGGTTACGACCCTTTGTTTTTAGATGCAAAGACTGATAAAACTGTGGCAGAACTACCTTTAGACATTAAAAGCCGTATTAGTCACCGTGGCCACGCCATGGTGAAACTGCTACAAAAGCTGGAAAGGCTCAGTCATGACTAA
- the rph gene encoding ribonuclease PH, translated as MQDNIRPSQRACNQLRPVEIIRHYTKHAEGSVLVKFGDTHVLCTASVEEKVPGFLKGKGQGWVTAEYGMLPRSTGSRMDREAARGKQSGRTQEIQRLIGRSLRAIIDLEKLGERSIQIDCDVIQADGGTRTASITGAYVALQDAISFLLKNGKISESPLKDAVAAISVGVYKGTPVLDLDYIEDSDCDTDMNVVMTGKGGFVEIQGTAEGEPFERDAMNAMLDLAAHGIQQLIIEQNKALG; from the coding sequence ATGCAAGATAATATTAGACCAAGCCAGCGCGCTTGCAACCAACTCAGACCCGTTGAAATCATCCGCCATTACACCAAGCACGCAGAAGGCTCTGTACTGGTAAAGTTTGGCGATACGCACGTGTTATGTACAGCCAGTGTCGAGGAAAAAGTACCCGGATTTTTAAAAGGCAAAGGTCAAGGCTGGGTCACGGCAGAATATGGCATGTTGCCACGCTCCACCGGCAGCCGCATGGATAGAGAAGCGGCACGCGGTAAGCAGTCTGGTCGCACCCAAGAAATTCAACGCCTGATTGGCCGCTCTTTACGCGCGATTATCGATTTAGAAAAACTGGGCGAGCGCAGCATTCAAATTGACTGTGACGTGATTCAGGCCGATGGCGGCACTCGCACGGCTAGCATCACAGGCGCTTACGTCGCACTACAAGATGCAATTTCATTTTTGCTAAAAAACGGTAAAATCAGCGAATCACCATTAAAAGATGCTGTCGCTGCAATTTCAGTAGGTGTTTATAAAGGCACCCCAGTACTAGACCTAGACTACATTGAAGACTCTGACTGCGATACAGACATGAACGTGGTCATGACTGGCAAAGGTGGTTTTGTGGAGATTCAAGGTACAGCAGAGGGCGAGCCTTTTGAGCGTGATGCGATGAATGCCATGCTGGATTTAGCAGCACATGGTATTCAACAATTGATTATTGAACAAAACAAAGCACTCGGTTAA
- a CDS encoding PP2C family protein-serine/threonine phosphatase, with amino-acid sequence MKFTIFQNSRQGPRPYNQDRLAYSYSKDALLLVVADGMGGYRHGEVAAQLAVTTMTDAFQRLAMPSLSSPAKFLTDHIQQVHDMIDQITQEREMLEAPRTTIVAAIVQRGMLYCAHVGDSRLYHFRDGHLLYRTEDHSVVQSLYNRGMIDKSDMSTHPYRHKVYSCLGGDVPPKITLSDRQELLEGDTVLLCTDGVWGAINDDQIKHMLSGPSISDNLTQLLDETEAISQEQGDNMSAIGLQWGDKLHSKLAVSTVTMPMGSTTTIMNPITRPNNKENLDLSDDDIERTIAEIQQALRKTKRG; translated from the coding sequence ATGAAATTTACAATTTTCCAGAATAGCCGCCAAGGCCCCCGGCCGTATAACCAAGACCGGCTCGCTTACTCGTATAGCAAAGATGCCTTACTATTGGTGGTAGCGGATGGCATGGGCGGTTATCGCCACGGCGAGGTGGCGGCACAGCTTGCAGTGACCACTATGACTGATGCTTTTCAACGATTAGCCATGCCTTCACTATCTAGCCCAGCCAAGTTCTTAACTGACCATATTCAGCAAGTGCACGATATGATTGACCAGATTACGCAAGAGCGAGAGATGCTGGAAGCACCGCGCACCACCATTGTGGCGGCAATCGTGCAGCGCGGCATGCTGTATTGCGCCCATGTGGGCGACTCACGGCTCTACCATTTCCGTGATGGTCATTTACTATATCGTACCGAAGACCACTCTGTCGTACAGTCGCTATATAATCGCGGCATGATTGATAAAAGCGATATGTCTACGCATCCTTACCGACATAAAGTCTATAGCTGCCTAGGTGGTGATGTGCCGCCAAAAATCACGCTATCAGATAGACAAGAGCTGCTAGAGGGCGATACAGTGCTACTGTGCACCGATGGCGTGTGGGGAGCAATTAATGATGATCAAATCAAGCACATGCTCAGTGGCCCTTCAATTTCAGACAATCTGACACAGTTGCTGGATGAAACAGAAGCGATTAGCCAAGAACAAGGCGATAACATGAGCGCAATTGGCTTGCAATGGGGCGACAAACTTCATAGCAAATTAGCAGTTTCAACCGTCACCATGCCAATGGGTTCAACCACTACCATCATGAATCCAATCACACGCCCGAACAATAAGGAAAACCTTGATCTCTCCGATGATGATATTGAAAGAACCATCGCCGAGATTCAGCAAGCCCTGCGCAAAACCAAACGCGGTTAA
- a CDS encoding serine/threonine protein kinase: protein MTSTKNLTSANLALTAGYHLHDYEITKVLSSGGFSFVYLARDKEKNIVAIKEYLPTSIAIRADSATVLPNADDVALFRHGLKCFFDEGLALAKIEHKNIVRVLNFFRANETVYMVMQYERGKSLQEYILSQSEPVSEKFIRRVFSELSNGLREVHTQKLLHLDIKPANIYIRLDGSPVLLDFGSSRQALSENQAKVSPSYTPGFAPPEQYYDRKLLGPWSDIYSIGATMYSCLTRTSPLAANQRIKNDLLVPAVKIGKDHYSQDLLQTIDKCLSLDYLKRPQSVFSLQKSLLENMPKTDKKAGIVHRVMNVLNKSISLNGNKSQ from the coding sequence GTGACCTCTACCAAGAATTTAACATCAGCGAATTTAGCGTTAACGGCTGGCTATCACTTGCATGACTACGAAATTACCAAAGTGTTAAGCTCTGGTGGCTTCAGCTTTGTCTATTTAGCACGCGATAAAGAAAAGAACATTGTCGCGATTAAAGAGTACTTACCCACGTCTATCGCAATACGTGCAGATAGCGCAACGGTGCTACCTAATGCAGACGACGTTGCTTTATTCAGACACGGCCTGAAATGTTTCTTTGATGAAGGCCTAGCGCTCGCGAAAATTGAACATAAAAACATCGTGCGGGTGCTTAACTTTTTCCGCGCCAATGAAACCGTGTACATGGTCATGCAGTACGAACGCGGCAAATCATTGCAAGAATATATACTTAGCCAATCCGAACCAGTTTCAGAAAAATTCATACGACGTGTTTTTAGCGAGCTATCGAACGGCTTGCGTGAGGTGCATACCCAAAAACTGCTGCATTTGGATATCAAGCCTGCGAACATCTATATTCGCTTAGATGGCTCACCGGTACTACTAGACTTTGGCTCATCACGTCAGGCACTCAGTGAGAACCAAGCTAAAGTCTCGCCCAGCTATACGCCAGGGTTTGCACCACCTGAGCAATATTATGATAGAAAACTGCTGGGGCCTTGGAGTGACATTTACAGCATAGGTGCCACCATGTACTCATGCTTAACTCGTACATCGCCACTGGCTGCCAACCAGCGCATCAAGAATGATTTGCTAGTACCCGCCGTCAAAATAGGTAAAGATCATTATTCGCAAGACTTACTGCAAACCATCGACAAATGCTTAAGCCTAGATTATCTTAAGCGCCCGCAAAGCGTGTTTTCACTACAAAAATCATTGCTGGAAAACATGCCCAAGACCGATAAAAAGGCTGGCATAGTACATAGAGTGATGAATGTTCTAAATAAATCGATATCGCTTAACGGCAATAAATCACAATGA
- a CDS encoding YicC/YloC family endoribonuclease, translating to MIFSMTGFAALEQPIENATLLLELRAVNSRYLDMHFKLDESLRSLEPTIRELLSTHLSRGKLECKVHLIQRSQSNHAPKLDEQLMQQLATLQARTQTLFPESRALSVADILRWPGVVMHDELSQASLIEDVKQLVERGLQDLNASRQREGEKLKALILDRLQQIEALVAKVKPLLPELNKDYQLKLETKLHETLKTIDQDRIAQELVLFAQRIDVDEELSRLTAHISEVKRILNSNVPAGKRLDFLMQELNREANTLGSKSVSVHTTQVSMELKVLIEQMREQIQNIE from the coding sequence ATGATTTTTAGCATGACGGGTTTTGCTGCATTAGAACAGCCGATAGAAAATGCCACGCTTTTATTAGAGTTACGGGCAGTGAATAGTCGTTATTTAGATATGCATTTCAAACTGGATGAAAGTCTTCGTAGCTTAGAGCCTACGATAAGAGAGCTTCTCTCTACGCATCTAAGCCGCGGCAAGCTGGAATGTAAGGTACATTTAATACAGCGTTCACAATCAAATCATGCACCTAAGCTTGATGAGCAATTAATGCAGCAATTGGCAACCTTGCAAGCAAGGACGCAAACACTATTCCCGGAAAGCCGCGCACTTAGTGTGGCAGACATTTTACGCTGGCCTGGTGTTGTGATGCATGATGAGTTAAGCCAAGCGTCATTGATAGAAGACGTAAAGCAGCTAGTCGAGCGTGGCTTGCAAGACTTGAACGCATCTCGTCAACGCGAAGGTGAAAAGTTAAAAGCGTTGATTTTAGACCGATTGCAACAAATTGAAGCCTTGGTTGCTAAGGTGAAGCCTTTGCTGCCTGAGCTGAACAAAGATTATCAGTTAAAGCTTGAAACTAAATTACATGAAACTTTAAAAACCATTGATCAAGACCGCATTGCTCAAGAGTTAGTACTGTTTGCGCAACGTATTGATGTGGATGAAGAGCTTAGCCGTTTAACTGCACATATTTCAGAAGTAAAACGTATTTTAAACAGCAATGTGCCTGCGGGTAAGCGTTTGGATTTCTTGATGCAAGAGCTGAACCGCGAGGCGAATACGCTAGGCTCAAAATCGGTGTCAGTACATACGACACAAGTGTCGATGGAGCTTAAAGTGCTGATAGAGCAAATGCGCGAACAGATTCAAAATATTGAGTAA
- a CDS encoding circularly permuted type 2 ATP-grasp protein — protein sequence MKKSQPQFFNEMQLDLAASSADGVREIYKAYHQWLKNVPHHQLNSKRMEAELLFRRVGITFNVYGENDGAERLIPFDVLPRILSAKEWRHLSAGSIQRVRALNMFLHDIYHDQDIIKAGIMPPTILANSQYRPEMFGVDVPNQIYAHIAGVDLVRTSESQFYVLEDNLRTPSGVSYMLEDRKMMMRLFPELFRQYPIAPVEHYPQVLLNNLRAVAQTNTQEPTVVVLSPGAYNSAYFEHAFLAQQMGIELVEGQDLFVRNNAVYMRTTEGPQRVDVIYRRIDDDYLDPLVFNSNSMLGVPGLLSVYRNGGVTLANAVGTGVADDKSTYIHVPAMIRFYLGEEPLLENVPTYELSKEDDLAYTLAHLDELVVKEVQGSGGYGMLVGPAASKQELDEFRLRIVSSPASYIAQPTLALSTCPTLVDEGIAPRHVDLRPFVLSGKTCTLVPGALCRVAMKEGSLVVNSSQGGGTKDTWVLEEEVEAPNKSKINQAEEMLC from the coding sequence ATGAAAAAATCACAACCGCAATTTTTTAATGAAATGCAACTGGACCTCGCTGCAAGTAGCGCAGATGGCGTTCGTGAGATTTATAAGGCTTATCATCAGTGGCTTAAAAATGTGCCACATCATCAGTTGAATAGTAAGCGCATGGAAGCTGAGTTGTTATTTCGCCGTGTGGGGATTACCTTCAATGTTTATGGTGAAAATGACGGCGCTGAGCGTTTGATTCCATTTGATGTGTTGCCGCGGATTTTGTCAGCAAAAGAGTGGCGTCATTTATCCGCTGGCTCTATTCAGCGGGTGCGAGCGCTGAATATGTTCTTGCACGACATCTATCATGATCAGGATATTATCAAGGCGGGCATTATGCCGCCGACCATTTTAGCGAATAGCCAATATCGCCCAGAAATGTTTGGTGTGGATGTGCCTAATCAAATTTATGCTCATATTGCGGGGGTTGATTTGGTGCGTACCAGTGAATCGCAGTTTTATGTGTTGGAAGACAATTTACGTACACCGTCGGGCGTGTCTTATATGTTAGAAGACCGCAAAATGATGATGCGCTTGTTTCCTGAGTTATTCCGTCAGTATCCTATAGCCCCCGTTGAGCACTATCCGCAAGTGTTGCTTAATAACCTGCGTGCCGTTGCACAGACCAATACACAAGAGCCAACCGTGGTGGTTTTATCGCCCGGGGCATACAACAGCGCTTATTTTGAGCATGCGTTTTTAGCGCAGCAGATGGGTATTGAGCTGGTAGAAGGACAAGACTTGTTTGTGCGTAACAATGCCGTGTATATGCGCACCACGGAGGGACCGCAACGTGTGGATGTGATTTATCGTCGCATTGATGACGATTATTTAGATCCCTTGGTGTTTAACTCAAACTCGATGCTGGGTGTGCCAGGGCTGCTTTCAGTGTATCGAAACGGCGGTGTGACACTGGCCAATGCCGTGGGTACTGGGGTTGCAGATGATAAATCGACCTATATTCATGTGCCCGCGATGATTCGATTCTATTTAGGTGAAGAGCCGCTACTTGAAAACGTGCCTACCTATGAGCTCAGCAAAGAGGATGACCTAGCTTACACCTTGGCGCACCTAGATGAGCTAGTGGTCAAAGAGGTACAAGGTTCTGGCGGTTACGGCATGTTGGTAGGTCCTGCAGCTAGCAAACAGGAGCTAGACGAGTTTCGCCTACGTATTGTTTCTAGCCCCGCCAGCTATATTGCACAGCCTACATTAGCACTCTCAACCTGCCCAACCTTGGTAGACGAGGGTATTGCGCCGCGACATGTAGACCTGCGGCCGTTTGTGCTTTCTGGAAAAACATGTACGTTGGTACCGGGTGCCTTGTGTCGTGTAGCGATGAAAGAAGGCTCTCTGGTGGTGAACTCATCGCAGGGTGGCGGCACCAAAGATACTTGGGTGCTGGAAGAGGAAGTTGAGGCGCCCAACAAGTCTAAAATCAACCAAGCAGAGGAAATGCTATGTTAA